In Erigeron canadensis isolate Cc75 chromosome 8, C_canadensis_v1, whole genome shotgun sequence, the DNA window CTTGTGATTTGTGAATCTCTATTCTTTGACGGCACCATATAACTATTGGTAATGATTAGTTATTCATTCAAATAGAAGGCTTAGTAAAGTCATGAGCTTAGCTTCATTAATGTGATCTGAATGTTTGTTTATGGAGTCATTGTCCTGTTGATTCCTTACTgaaaaagttatgtttaacATTCTAAAAAGTTACTAACTTCTGTTAGTACGAAAACTACCTTTTTTAGGGCATGAGTCTGTCAGTTAAATCTGAGGGTCAAGCTAAAATAATGGAGGTATTCTCAAAGTAAGCGCTAATCCATGTTCCTTATTACATAATTACACTTGCTCATATAATATTAAtgtcaatatttgatataatattAATGTCAATATTGGAACATTATATTTCTGCAGATATGGTGTTAGTCCTTTAACCCCATTCAAGGGGGCCCTCATCCAAGGCCtggtttttgtctgtttttttCTTGCggtaagtaaataaattaatttgtaataaaACATTCAATCAATTGATCATGGTGTAAACTTTATTCAGTGTtacattataaaaagaaaatgaaattactGATCTTATAGAAGTAAATGGAAATGTTGCATTTCTATATCTGGAGTTAAATTCTTTATACCTTTCATCTGCAGATTCAAAACATGGTGGATAAGGTTCCATCTTTTCAAACTGGTGGTGTGTCTTGGTTCACCGATCTTACCACTGCTGATCCTACCTACATACTTCCTTGCTTGGCTGCATTTTCTTATTGGATGACTGTGGAGGTAAACATTTACCTGTATGATCTACAAAATTTGTTAACTGCTGTTTTGCTTGATTCTGTGTATCTTAAACATCATGTCATAGAAGATTAAAAATTGGTATCCATCGCTCCACCACGTTTGACTATTCTCATTTGTGAGCCTCCAGTTTACTCGCTCTATACCCATAATACAAATATTGATATCAAGCCTTATGCAAAGTTTACATGGCTTTTTTTGTGAACATATTTTATTTGCCGTGTTCAGTTTAACGCGCAAGAAGGATTGGAAGGCAATCCTACTGCTAGTACCATGAAAAATGTCTCAAGAGGTTTAGCTGCTCTGACAGTTCTTTTTACTGCTGCTTTCCCGAAGGTAGATTTCATAATTTTTTGACAGTTCAGTGTTTTATTGCAATGGATGGCCCTCTCGCCGTTCGATGAAAATTGCAACAATTTCCAGTTTTAGATATATCATTACAAGTTCACAGTACTATAACGATCGACATGACAGGTCTTTCAAATTATCTACAGTCATACATGATATGTAGGCTTCTATTTCTTCTCTAGCTGGTCCCATCTAAAACATCTGATTCTTTTCCGTACCACTCAAACCAACTAGCTCCTCATttgaggatatatatatatatatatatatgtatgtatatataggaaaaggttcatgtgagaaccattggaattggaagaaccatgagagcttctatattataacttgatgttcatatgtgaatggtgtATGTGAACACattcgttcacatatgaactatcaagttatacttataattacttatgtgaattgttctcacatgaaccttaccctatataatatatatatatatatatcgtcaAATGAGAAGCTAGTTGGTTTGAGTGGTACGGAAAAGAATCAGATGCGTTAGCTGGGAAACCACAGTTACCCCTGCAATTTTTAATCATCAGCTTTCTACAAAAAAACTTTGATCAAATGCAACAACTTTCAGATAGGCTATTATTTTCCTCCACATTACATTTTCACGATCAGGTCGAAACTCATATTTACAACTTATTCCTGGTTGATGGGAATCAGCTTTTACACTTTGTTTGACACTTTGACAGCTTAAACTAGACTTTGCTATTGATTGGATAGATTTCGGCATGACCAATGGATGGGAATCCTTATATACCTCATGTGGGAAACCCACTACTGACACAGGCTATGGATTTATGCTTACAACAATATCACAACTTTCATGTACATGCAATACATTGATGTCTGTGTTATACATGTCACCCACGTTTTGTAAATTATACgcattttattttgattacccGTATTCTAAGCCATGTGGAACTCAACCTTGCTTCTTTTGCTGTTTCCGAATTTTGTTAAATGTTAGAGTTGAAGTATCAGTACTCTTAATTGATTCGTAGTTTTGAGGTTGATAGGAATCCAATGGActaattttcttgattttgtcATTTGGTGAGTTTACCTAATTATCTTTCAAAAGTAAACCATAATGTTGGAGAGTTGGCTTATCTCTTGAGTGGATCCATGTAAGAGAAAACGAAAAACCTGAACTAAAAGATCCCGtattgacccgttacccaagaTGTTATTCTCTGTGTCATGAAAATTGAATTATTTTCTTTGTTGATTTCCAAAATATTTGGACCATGTCTGAATTTCTTGGATGTCATTTTCATTAATATCATTTTCACATTTGTGCAGGCTCTTTTTTGTTATTGGATCACAACCAACTTGTTCTCTCTTGTATATGGACTTGGTGAGTTACTAGATTTCACTTGGAAATTGCTTATATGATAACTTATGTCGTATTCTTTCTGTTCATAGCTAGTTTCTGCTCAGTTTGAACAGACTTCAAGAAGTTCATATACCTACCCATCACCTCCTGTCTTATGTGTAGTTTGTTAAGCGATCCAGTTAAAGATTTATTTTCTTGCTTGCTTTTACACAGTAATCAAACGAAAGCGCGTGAAAAAGTTCTTGAACATACCCATAATAGTACCTCCTCCGATCAATCAATCCAAGCCGCCCATCTCCTTTTGGGATTCAATGAAAAAGTATGCTGCTGCACAAGCAATGGAACAACAAAACTTAGGAAATTCAAAGCCCTCACTCATGAGTAGAATTTTCTATCCAGCACGACTCCTCAGTGGGAGAACATCTTCAGAAGAAAATCCATCTTTAGAAGAGAATCCCCAAagatcatcaacatcatcatcatcttttcttAGCCATAGGATCAATAATTTAGAGAAGCAAGCCAAAAGAAGAAAGAACAAGAGGAGGCCAGTATGAAAGGCAACTTTAAAGTATATGCATTTTGATCTTTTCATCATGATGGGCATCTACCAAATAATGTCCTACCGTATATAagaattaacatatttataatattcaaaGCTCTAACATGTCTCTTGTTTTGGAGACTGCCGATAGCATCCAGAAACGTGTTAGCAACTGCTCTATGACACTGAATCCAGAAAACCTTGTCTCTTGGATATACGATTATATATTTATGACACATGAGCTTTAGCTTATTTTGTCTTAGAATTCTATGTTAGAAATATTTTGTAGCAAGAACGGGACATTTGTCACACAGAATGTAACAAGATCTATAATCATATCGCAAGGTAAGAAAATGTTGCCAGATTTACACACAAACAAGAAGAGATAACACTTCAACCTATTTTGAAGTAAAAAGggggggaaaaaaaagaaaaagaaaaaaaagacaaaaggaTTCTTCCGATCACTTGTGTATTCGAAGTATGCCTTTTTCTTGTATCTGTCCTCAAATTGTATCATTCCAAGACCTAACgaaggaggaggagaaagaggaTGAGCACTTCTTTTTTTAGACCGTCTCTTCACTCCTTTCACCCTCCATTCTCCAGACCTTATTCTTAAGCCCTAAaagaaaaatcacaaaaaatgGACTTCCTTTGTAAGCTTCTTGTATACATCCTTTGGTCTTCTTTGACCGTTTACGCTAATGTGTAGCTTGAAACTGAGACTGTGGCTGGAGCATTAGTATGAATGTACACAAACTCAATGCTTTTTCCAGCCGGTAATGAGTTAACCCATGTTGGGAGCCCGTATGAACCACCTGCGGTCTTGGTTAGACCCCATAGAGGACCAGAGAGGTTTGTTACTGAAATGTTAAGGTTCTTGATTGTCTTGTTTGATTTGTTAGTCACTGTAACTGAGTATCTGTAGTATTTTTTACCATCGGCGTTCCATGAACTTGTAGTCTTTTGTGCAATTGCAGTTAAACCTAAAgatagaataaaaaaataagatactTAAGATTAACAAAATTCTTATAAAGTTATGATCTTCGATGAAAACCAAGATTTTACCTGTATTTGGAGTCACTTTAGGCTCTGGTTGAACTGCTGTAGGCTTAAGAAGAGGGACTTCAACTGAATAAGTtaaattaaaagagttaaacTTGAAAGAAAACATTCGGAAAGATTTTTTATAAATGTGATTTAGTTTAGATTCACAATGTACCTTGAAGGAGTTGGTTATAACCTGCATGACCAGCATTTAGTCTAGCCAAAACTCCAAGAAGAGGTGCATTATTATATGTAGCAGGCTCAGTCTGCTGATAGTTGTCTCTTCGATCAGCAAAGTTGTCATATGCATCAGGCCCACCAACAATAGCACCTGTTAGGAGATTCGGGTCACTTGCTTTTCGGCTGAACCATGTAGCATACCCACCTCTGCAGGTCACGAATGAAGGGTTGACCTTAAAAGATACAATTGAAGACGCTCTATGGTGTACTTGTTGTGGGTAGTTTTTCCCATATCCAACCATATAACTTGTTGCTCTTGGGTTGTCTCCAAGAATATAATCCACCTACATAAAGATCAAAAATCAGCacaaaagttttgatttttattagcTATTTATTTCTGTTTTTCTATAACAGCCATTTGTTATCTTGGCCAAAACCACTCTTAAAGTCCCCTTTTTTTTGAATAGGTTTAGCAACCATTGACTTTAAGAATTCAAAATGTAGATTAACTTCTGATTACCTGAGATTTGGCAAATGCTAGAAGTTGAGGAGGGGTGACGGTGCCAGAAGAACACTGTAAGTTTCTCCTTGCAGAAGTCAAGTAATCAGCATAGACAGTAAGGAGGAATGATGCACTTGTGACAAACTGTAAGTTGTTCCATCTTTGCCGGAAAATGAGCCCCCCTGGAGTCTTTTGAACATTGTGATTACTTTTTCCTAGGCATGAACACATGAAAAACTCTGCCTTTTGTTGGTACTTCCCAAACACTGGGGCATGACGACCGGCTTTTCCTCCCATCAACAACTGCATTAGGTCAACCGCAATACAAATTTTAGATACACTGGTAAATACTAATAGACTAGATGTGACAATTTCGATCCCATTTAGGCCTAATCAAGTTGATATGGtttataaataattacataATTGGTATGCCTAAAAATAGACCTAAGCATAAGATGATAACATATTGCATAATGAATGGTAAGAGAGTTTTAAAAGAGAGAAAACTGTTATAATATATGTGTCAAACATCTAATGTATTGAGCATATCTTCACTTCTATGTTTTAGGTCtatcaatcattttccatatagtTTTAAGTCACATTTACAGTACTAAATGTTGTTAAAGTAccactttttaaaaaagtttttaactattttatCCCAATTCCCAACACGTACAATTAGCCCATTTTTGTCACTTATCGATGTACACATTAATTATTAGATGTGCGTATGACTTAAATGGAATTTTACCTTAGCGACAAGGGTTTGAACACCAGCATACTTAACATCCCAACCGAACTCGGTCATGGACCAACCAGTCCCACCAAGTGTATCGCCGTTTCTACCTAGGTAATTCCGATAGTAATTATTGTTTGTTGCCTTGTACATCCAAGCAGCTCCCCACAACAATTCatcctgcaaaaaaaaaaaaaaagttacggtgaaaaagaaagaagttaGTTAATGCTGGTAAGTTCGTTAAGAGAAAATAATCACATACTGCGTATCCACTGACAGACCGATAGTACTTTTGTGCCACAGTTATGCTACTGTCATATTTACCCCTGTATTTGTCCGCAAAATCAAATAGCTGGAAAGAAAGACCAGAAAATTAGATTAGTGATAGTTGAGGGGTAAAGTTGAAATTTAATAAACATGAGGGACTCTCATAGTCTCATTCACGGGGCCATGTTTATGTTCACCGACAGTCTATGGGGTCCACTGGCTAAACAAACTAGATTGATATATGTGGTCCTAACAAATTTTAACGGTGGATACGTGATCCAACATGTGCGCCAACATAATCTTCTTAGATCGAATTTATATGCACAAGACATGCCTACCTAAGACCTCAATAGAGTGAATTTTTTGATAGATACAAAGTTAAACCTATGTTTACGAACTCAAACTATATGaatattgtattttataataGGGTTCATGTGTGATGTGTTTAAACAAATGTTTTTTAAACTTGTGTTCTTGAGCATAAATTAAGATGGATATATTTAActaactttgattttaaatattgaaAATACGTATCAACAATTCATACTTAATCTAGTTTGTGTTTTAAATCCTGCTTTGAACATTTGTGCTCTACACATCAGAAATCGTACAAACACAATATCTTTCTTGATTAATACTAAAACGTGACTGGACTTTGGCATGTTTTGTTGAATGGAGATCGACATCCCAAGTGACTAAACGTTGCAGAATATGGTATGTGCTTGAAAAAGTAGTTAGTACTTAATGTAtttctttttagtatatataagaCAACAATAATCCCAAATCCTAATAGagtaaattaattaaagtaaTCACTATTCCATGATTTCCGCATTATAAATGCGGGCACCTTACACCTGGCAACGACCAGCCTGACAGTAAAAACCATGAAATCCCAACTTTTTGTATTTACTTCAACTGTCTTTACTAACATATACGCCTCTTTCTATATTGACTGATTTTTTTACTTGGGCTTattgtttctaaatatctttaactcttataaaaaagtaatataaaaatagttaaccaagctttttaaagccctcttataatctaaaactatattaaaaaaatatcacatatgattttatcctatgtgtcaactccatatttttttcaaaaataaactatatattttgaaaaaaaaaataaactgatatatatattaattaattataataataaataaataaatatattgtagaaatctaagatcttctcattagataaaatgatatcttctctttaactAAACTCACGTCTATACCAATGatattcattatattttattcaacattacataaagttcttttcctttttttcttatgatgattatatagaagttttcaaaactatataaatatacaaaaataaaacaaataaataaaacaaactaagtgaaaaaaatagatttaattagttaaaagataacatcgaaactcataaatcttaacattatattaactacaccttgaatatatgttccaaatttaaaccttttgttttaataaaacaatatcctcttttaagtataaaaactacTTGGTGTATACCTTCTTCTTTGCCAATAGCCGGTAAGTACAAATAAGATGAGTTTTATAGTAAACgttcaactaattaatacactttAACAAAATCCTTGGGTTTCgttagcaaaacccaaaaaaaattgagtcaataaattcaagtaattgtaaatcaccggagtccgagacctaccccaccgttaaaccaaattctacatcctaatgttctttttctttctcttttggaacgacacattctacctcttctggattagtcaattagctagattaaataaaaattaaaaccaccatggtgttgataatccatttctaaaaatcgcagcaacaccttcaaatgaatataactgttttactttttggatgtTAAGAAGAACATTCAACACATAAGGCATAGACAAATTATactctttgaattatatatccagccaattgtaatttttcatgtgacttttaacttttttggagagaaatgtagtggattgtcactctacattaagcatcaaattgtatgtctttgagttctgttgtaacaagacgactacatgatacatgttctagatgtagatcatttagtggcaacaaaaggcaaattactagaattactagaagaaaaacatattactaaattcttaatgataatttaaagtataacttaatagcttaagtccttctatctctttaagttcatattttgtcaagcttttggttgaatctatttctgttcaaccata includes these proteins:
- the LOC122579598 gene encoding endoglucanase 6-like → MEVLMRLYSMATTLFLLIGILPLALAGGHNYGQALTKSILFFEAQRSGYLPGNQRVKWRGHSGLKDGKVNGVDLVGGYYDAGDNVKFGLPMAFTVTMMSWSIIEYGKQLAQSGELGHAMDAVKWGTDYLIKAHPQPHVLYGEVGDGNTDHYCWQRPEDMTTSRNAYKVDQNNPGSDLAGETAAAMAAASIVFRRYNPAYSKLLLSHAYQLFDFADKYRGKYDSSITVAQKYYRSVSGYADELLWGAAWMYKATNNNYYRNYLGRNGDTLGGTGWSMTEFGWDVKYAGVQTLVAKLLMGGKAGRHAPVFGKYQQKAEFFMCSCLGKSNHNVQKTPGGLIFRQRWNNLQFVTSASFLLTVYADYLTSARRNLQCSSGTVTPPQLLAFAKSQVDYILGDNPRATSYMVGYGKNYPQQVHHRASSIVSFKVNPSFVTCRGGYATWFSRKASDPNLLTGAIVGGPDAYDNFADRRDNYQQTEPATYNNAPLLGVLARLNAGHAGYNQLLQVEVPLLKPTAVQPEPKVTPNTGLTAIAQKTTSSWNADGKKYYRYSVTVTNKSNKTIKNLNISVTNLSGPLWGLTKTAGGSYGLPTWVNSLPAGKSIEFVYIHTNAPATVSVSSYTLA